One part of the Halopenitus persicus genome encodes these proteins:
- a CDS encoding DUF7512 family protein, with amino-acid sequence MAGLAVPSWDPVAARLIGTVLLEAIVLYVGYAGLERLVGPAILDALVGGDGVGGE; translated from the coding sequence ATGGCGGGGCTTGCGGTTCCGAGCTGGGATCCGGTCGCGGCACGGTTGATCGGGACGGTACTGCTCGAGGCGATCGTCCTGTACGTCGGGTACGCGGGGCTCGAGCGCCTCGTCGGCCCGGCGATCCTGGACGCACTGGTCGGGGGTGACGGCGTTGGGGGCGAGTGA
- a CDS encoding TSUP family transporter has protein sequence MAALFVGFGLVVGILFGFFGMGGSFLVTPALLLFGYQPSVAVGSGMAFVFGTAVIATLKHHDLGQVDYKLGGLMIVGTTVGIEIGRMTVFYLQDLGLAGGVINAVYVLLLGGIGAMVTRDALAADGDGDDGGGDDDSDGDDGGGDGNDDGPTEGGHGHGGADGADLSDHTPPAIAKRIQETVRIPPMVTLRGDVRVSVWVITVVALSTGFLSGLLGVGGGFIRMPAMIYAIGAPVPVAVGTDLFEIVFSGGIGSYLYGQSGGVDLGIVVPLLFGSALGARIGSAATAVVDSDGITVYFGGMLLAGAVAVAVGELGSLLGIALLETVGLVLVLGAAVAVAGAIVVTTLRRLRTGSPRPSVAE, from the coding sequence ATGGCGGCGCTGTTCGTCGGATTCGGGCTCGTCGTCGGGATCCTCTTCGGGTTCTTCGGGATGGGCGGGTCCTTCCTCGTGACGCCCGCGCTGTTGCTGTTCGGCTATCAGCCCAGCGTGGCGGTCGGCAGCGGAATGGCCTTCGTCTTCGGGACCGCGGTGATCGCCACCCTGAAACACCACGACCTCGGGCAGGTCGACTACAAGCTGGGCGGGCTGATGATCGTCGGCACGACGGTCGGCATCGAGATCGGCCGGATGACGGTCTTCTACCTCCAGGACCTCGGCCTCGCCGGCGGCGTGATCAACGCCGTCTACGTCCTGCTGCTCGGCGGGATCGGTGCGATGGTCACCCGCGACGCGCTGGCGGCCGACGGTGACGGGGACGATGGTGGCGGTGACGACGACAGTGACGGGGACGACGGTGGCGGTGACGGGAATGACGATGGACCGACCGAGGGAGGCCACGGTCACGGCGGCGCCGACGGTGCGGACCTCTCGGACCACACCCCGCCCGCGATCGCGAAGCGGATCCAAGAGACGGTTCGGATCCCCCCGATGGTCACCCTCCGCGGCGACGTGCGCGTCTCCGTGTGGGTGATCACGGTCGTGGCCCTCTCGACCGGGTTCCTCTCGGGGCTGCTCGGCGTCGGCGGCGGCTTCATCCGGATGCCCGCGATGATCTACGCGATCGGTGCGCCCGTGCCGGTCGCGGTGGGCACCGACCTCTTCGAGATCGTCTTCTCGGGCGGGATCGGCAGCTACCTCTACGGGCAAAGCGGCGGCGTCGACCTCGGGATCGTCGTCCCGCTGCTGTTCGGCAGCGCGCTCGGCGCCCGGATCGGGTCGGCTGCGACCGCGGTCGTCGACTCGGACGGGATCACCGTGTACTTCGGCGGGATGCTGTTGGCCGGCGCGGTCGCGGTCGCGGTCGGCGAGCTCGGCAGCCTCCTCGGGATCGCGCTGCTCGAGACGGTGGGGTTGGTGCTGGTGTTGGGCGCCGCCGTGGCCGTCGCCGGCGCGATCGTCGTGACGACGCTGCGGCGGCTGCGAACCGGTTCCCCACGGCCCTCGGTCGCGGAGTGA
- the trxA gene encoding thioredoxin gives MATRSSASGNGIDRDEPVHVNGREALDDVVAGGGVVLVDFHAEWCGPCKMLEPVVETLAAETDATVAKVDVDENQALASAYGVRGVPTLVLFADGEQVEEVVGAQPEERLRALIDEYAE, from the coding sequence ATGGCAACGAGATCATCCGCAAGCGGGAACGGGATCGACCGCGACGAGCCGGTACACGTGAACGGCCGGGAGGCGCTCGACGACGTCGTCGCCGGCGGCGGCGTCGTCCTCGTGGACTTCCACGCCGAGTGGTGTGGCCCCTGTAAGATGCTCGAGCCGGTCGTCGAGACGCTCGCGGCCGAGACGGACGCCACGGTCGCGAAGGTCGACGTCGACGAGAACCAGGCGCTGGCAAGCGCCTACGGCGTTCGGGGCGTCCCCACGCTCGTCCTGTTCGCCGACGGCGAGCAGGTCGAGGAGGTCGTGGGTGCACAGCCCGAGGAACGACTGCGAGCGCTGATCGACGAGTACGCCGAATAG
- a CDS encoding TspO/MBR family protein produces the protein MVSLVARFRRFPRDRPVLALVFAILTVEIVGASGSIFTIQSLSTWYDTIQRPMIAPPNWIFGPVWTTLFALIGVALWLVWRQTESSPREARIAFGVFVVHFVFNLGWSAVFFGLQEIGWGLAVIGLLWLLIVTTMWAFDRVDRRAALLLVPYLLWVSFAAYLNYRFWVLN, from the coding sequence ATGGTATCACTCGTAGCTCGATTCCGCCGATTTCCACGCGATCGACCCGTCCTCGCACTCGTATTCGCCATTCTGACCGTCGAAATCGTCGGGGCTTCCGGATCCATCTTCACGATACAAAGTCTCAGCACGTGGTACGATACCATTCAGCGACCGATGATCGCTCCCCCGAACTGGATATTCGGTCCCGTCTGGACCACCCTGTTCGCACTTATCGGAGTCGCGTTATGGCTCGTCTGGCGCCAAACCGAGTCCTCACCCCGCGAGGCCCGGATCGCTTTTGGCGTATTCGTGGTACACTTCGTCTTCAATTTGGGATGGTCTGCAGTCTTCTTCGGATTGCAGGAGATTGGGTGGGGGCTGGCCGTGATTGGACTCCTCTGGCTACTCATCGTCACGACGATGTGGGCATTCGACCGCGTTGATCGACGAGCAGCACTCCTCCTCGTACCGTATCTCCTCTGGGTCTCATTCGCCGCCTATCTCAACTATCGCTTCTGGGTGTTGAATTAG
- a CDS encoding DUF5806 family protein, with product MSEDQEQAPESAVGSESTDERGPAETDTGGSPEPAEKSGPEPAGPAEAGESGESDVPEDVRKYERFTKMDGAQYDRVNEFLRDRTYITAREWAIARLCADFRTETGVEMTKIGENLPELVPFMTDTYTPQAVNQARHSFEGKVTKAGATFLYGAMCGFFTAEDLDEMMYEVTEIAKFLMEVEGVDLAVEDELEAEEQISSVMREVRESSQRIRGEEVRCPECGHVHEADAEE from the coding sequence ATGAGCGAGGACCAGGAGCAGGCCCCCGAATCGGCGGTCGGCTCCGAGTCGACCGACGAACGCGGACCCGCCGAAACCGACACGGGCGGGAGTCCCGAGCCGGCCGAGAAGAGTGGTCCCGAGCCGGCCGGGCCGGCCGAGGCGGGAGAATCGGGCGAGAGCGACGTCCCCGAGGACGTCCGGAAGTACGAGCGGTTCACGAAGATGGACGGCGCGCAGTACGACCGGGTCAACGAGTTCCTCCGGGACCGGACCTACATCACTGCCCGCGAGTGGGCGATCGCGCGGCTGTGTGCCGACTTCCGGACCGAGACCGGCGTCGAGATGACGAAGATCGGCGAGAACCTCCCCGAACTGGTTCCCTTTATGACCGACACCTACACGCCGCAGGCGGTCAACCAGGCGCGCCACTCCTTCGAGGGGAAGGTGACGAAGGCGGGCGCGACGTTCCTCTACGGCGCGATGTGCGGCTTCTTCACCGCCGAGGATCTCGACGAAATGATGTACGAGGTCACCGAGATCGCCAAGTTCCTGATGGAGGTCGAGGGGGTCGACCTGGCGGTCGAGGACGAGCTGGAGGCGGAGGAGCAGATCTCCAGCGTGATGCGCGAGGTTCGGGAGTCGAGCCAGCGGATCCGCGGCGAGGAGGTTCGGTGTCCGGAGTGTGGCCACGTGCACGAGGCCGACGCCGAGGAGTGA
- a CDS encoding aminotransferase class V-fold PLP-dependent enzyme, translated as MTPLTLRADVPALQEADYFNYGAHGPSPRSVLEATDSFLETFEYESPARSNPYVTATEAVDRTRETVAAFVGADPTEIALTESTTAGINAIANAIDWEPGDVVVRTDLEHPAGILPWDRLKREGVEVRVVSTTEGRIDREAYAEAVADARLVCFSAITWTHGTRLPVAELVDVAHDAGAFALVDAVQSPGQTPMDVADWGADAVAAAGHKWLLGLWGGGFLYVDDDVVDQLHPRSLGYRSVETPTADPYELAAGARRFEVGTANPAPHVGLRAAIETLESVGIDRIEGRIGELAGRLADGVPADRLLSPAEPESGLVTVDVDDPETTVERLADEGIRLRDLPHPEAVRASVHAVNTEREVDRLLEALEAAW; from the coding sequence ATGACGCCGCTGACGCTTCGGGCGGACGTGCCGGCCCTGCAGGAGGCCGACTACTTCAACTACGGCGCTCACGGACCGAGTCCGCGGTCCGTCCTCGAGGCGACCGACTCGTTTCTCGAGACGTTCGAGTACGAGTCGCCTGCCCGATCGAATCCTTACGTAACGGCGACCGAGGCCGTCGATCGGACCCGGGAGACGGTCGCGGCGTTCGTCGGCGCGGACCCCACGGAGATCGCGCTCACGGAGAGCACGACCGCCGGGATCAACGCGATCGCGAACGCGATCGACTGGGAGCCCGGCGACGTCGTCGTCCGGACCGACCTCGAGCATCCGGCCGGGATCCTCCCGTGGGACCGGCTCAAGCGGGAGGGCGTCGAGGTGCGCGTCGTCTCCACCACGGAGGGACGGATCGACCGCGAGGCGTACGCCGAGGCGGTCGCGGACGCGCGGCTCGTCTGCTTCTCGGCGATCACCTGGACCCACGGCACCCGGCTCCCCGTCGCCGAGCTGGTCGACGTCGCCCACGACGCGGGCGCGTTCGCGCTCGTCGACGCGGTCCAGTCCCCCGGACAGACGCCGATGGACGTCGCCGACTGGGGCGCCGACGCGGTGGCGGCGGCCGGCCACAAGTGGCTGTTGGGCCTCTGGGGCGGCGGCTTTCTCTACGTCGACGACGACGTCGTCGACCAGCTCCACCCGCGTTCGCTGGGCTACCGGAGCGTCGAGACGCCCACCGCGGACCCCTACGAGCTCGCGGCCGGCGCCCGTCGCTTCGAGGTCGGCACGGCGAACCCGGCGCCTCACGTCGGGCTCCGGGCGGCGATCGAGACGCTGGAGTCGGTCGGGATCGACCGGATCGAGGGCCGGATCGGCGAGCTCGCCGGCCGGCTCGCGGACGGCGTCCCCGCCGACCGGCTGTTGAGCCCCGCCGAGCCCGAGTCGGGACTCGTGACCGTCGACGTCGACGATCCCGAGACGACCGTCGAGCGGCTCGCCGACGAGGGGATCCGGCTTCGCGACCTCCCGCATCCCGAGGCGGTCCGCGCCTCCGTGCACGCGGTCAACACCGAGCGTGAGGTCGACCGACTGCTCGAGGCCCTCGAGGCGGCGTGGTGA
- a CDS encoding helix-turn-helix domain-containing protein: protein MPDSMSEQLQQDMECEGLLECFHGLKQLDKDCFRALVRAEEPLTVDEVAEAVDRERSTAYRAIQRLLQTGFIRKDQVNYDQGGYYHVYSPTDPSKIADDMQRMLNDWYAKMGQLIQEFETKYESADATVPAES from the coding sequence ATGCCAGACTCGATGTCGGAACAACTCCAGCAGGACATGGAGTGTGAGGGACTGCTCGAGTGTTTCCACGGCCTCAAACAGCTCGATAAGGACTGTTTCAGGGCGCTCGTCCGCGCCGAGGAACCTCTGACCGTCGACGAGGTCGCCGAGGCGGTCGACCGCGAGCGGTCGACGGCCTACCGGGCCATCCAGCGGCTCCTGCAGACGGGGTTCATCCGGAAGGACCAGGTCAACTACGACCAGGGCGGCTACTACCACGTCTACTCGCCGACCGATCCCTCGAAGATCGCCGACGACATGCAGCGGATGCTCAACGACTGGTACGCCAAGATGGGCCAGCTCATCCAGGAGTTCGAGACGAAATACGAGTCGGCGGACGCGACGGTTCCCGCCGAGAGTTGA